A region of Haloplanus sp. XH21 DNA encodes the following proteins:
- a CDS encoding TrmB family transcriptional regulator, whose product MSRTDATDQAVEALQELGLKEYEAKCFVGLSRLDMGTAKRLSEVTDVPRTRVYDAIRVLEAQGLVEVQHSNPQRFRAVPLGEATETLRDQYESRVDRLASALERTEDVASEQEDTAQEIWSMAGSQAIENRTQQLIEDTTDEVVLGLGEQSLLTDELVTCLTGIDEETELFVGTVSESLQEQIHAAVPDARTFVSGLGGLQADDASQENLAIGRLLLADRSAILVSTLVPDTGEEHAIFGTGFRNGLVVIARRLMAQGLVPARDSSR is encoded by the coding sequence ATGAGTAGAACTGATGCTACGGATCAGGCAGTCGAGGCGCTCCAGGAACTGGGACTGAAAGAGTACGAAGCGAAATGCTTCGTCGGTCTCTCACGCCTCGATATGGGGACCGCAAAGCGACTCAGCGAGGTGACCGACGTGCCTCGGACGCGGGTGTACGATGCGATCCGGGTGCTGGAAGCCCAGGGTCTCGTCGAGGTGCAGCATTCGAATCCACAGCGGTTCCGAGCGGTCCCGCTCGGCGAGGCGACGGAGACGCTCCGCGACCAGTACGAATCGCGGGTCGACCGGCTCGCCAGCGCCCTGGAACGGACGGAGGACGTGGCCTCGGAACAGGAGGACACTGCCCAGGAGATCTGGTCGATGGCCGGCAGCCAGGCCATCGAGAACCGGACCCAACAGCTCATCGAGGACACGACCGACGAAGTCGTGTTGGGTCTCGGCGAGCAGTCGCTGCTGACGGACGAACTCGTGACCTGCCTGACCGGCATCGACGAGGAGACGGAGCTGTTCGTCGGGACGGTCTCGGAGTCGCTTCAGGAGCAAATTCACGCCGCGGTTCCGGACGCCCGAACGTTCGTTTCGGGGCTCGGCGGGCTCCAGGCCGACGACGCGAGCCAGGAGAACCTGGCGATCGGTCGTCTCCTTCTGGCCGACCGCTCGGCCATTCTCGTCAGCACGCTCGTCCCCGACACGGGGGAGGAGCACGCCATCTTCGGAACCGGGTTCCGCAACGGCCTGGTCGTCATCGCGCGCCGCCTCATGGCACAGGGCCTCGTCCCGGCACGGGATTCGAGCCGATAG